In Macadamia integrifolia cultivar HAES 741 unplaced genomic scaffold, SCU_Mint_v3 scaffold_211A, whole genome shotgun sequence, a single window of DNA contains:
- the LOC122071352 gene encoding uncharacterized protein LOC122071352, whose translation MAQNEEFNATWFRIPVNRDNWRHFNSKAIIIECPIRVHDLQDFWVQERFVALGWEAMLDVDKEVYPQLVHTFCCNLTGKQLYIGEYKVYSRVGGRDIIFTSIEFGEIIGVSSKGSNIYCPPRTSSKGFFNSTKLAFMKANVIVGGEVNWALFANWRPTPKVLCRIVQYNILPIHGHFNKVSLMQAYTTFFLYIGEKISLPYIMLRQMMACVYCLADGYLFYGKVLTKVFRHIGINLEGEKRMDTHVIPFDRAILEKMKLHEYAGSDQDEAPAAKEDLEEHEENVHKGEDELQEGDGTQQRDEHQPEEGVRVREEEEHSNPFHDFDISDIDVNLMEEDMASLGIPPTHVPESTHGTKSY comes from the coding sequence ATGGCACAAAATGAGGAATTCAATGCCACATGGTTTAGAATCCCTGTTAACCGAGATAATTGGAGGCACTTCAACTCCAAGGCCATTATTATAGAATGCCCTATCAGAGTGCATGATCTCCAAGATTTTTGGGTACAAGAAAGATTCGTAGCCTTAGGGTGGGAGGCTATGTTGGATGTGGACAAAGAGGTTTACCCACAGCTGGTTCATACCTTCTGCTGTAATCTTACCGGCAAGCAACTCTACATTGGGGAGTACAAGGTATACAGCCGAGTGGGTGGTCGAGATATCATTTTCACCTCAATTGAATTTGGGGAAATCATTGGGGTTTCTTCTAAAGGTAGCAACATCTATTGCCCTCCccggacttcttccaaaggctTCTTCAATAGCACAAAACTGGCATTCATGAAAGCCAATGTCATAGTAGGTGGTGAAGTTAATTGGGCTCTCTTTGCTAATTGGAGACCTACGCCCAAGGTATTGTGCAGGATTGTGCAATACAATATTCTTCCCATCCATGGCCATTTCAACAAGGTGTCTCTCATGCAAGCATACACAACCTTCTTTCTCTACATAGGGGAGAAAATCAGCTTGCCTTACATAATGCTAAGGCAAATGATGGCTTGTGTTTATTGTCTGGCTGATGGCTACCTTTTCTATGGTAAGGTACTAACCAAGGTATTCAGGCATATAGGCATCAACCTAGAGGGTGAGAAAAGGATGGATACACATGTCATTCCTTTTGATCGTGCCATCTTAGAGAAAATGAAACTACATGAGTATGCTGGTAGTGATCAGGATGAAGCACCCGCAGCTAAGGAAGACTTGGAGGAGCATGAAGAGAATGTGCATAAGGGTGAGGATGAGCTACAGGAGGGAGATGGGACACAACAGAGAGATGAGCACCAGCCTGAGGAAGGGGTACGTGTTAGGGAAGAGGAGGAGCACTCAAATCCCTTCCATGATTTCGATATTAGCGATATTGATGTAAATCTCATGGAAGAGGACATGGCAAGTTTAGGAATCCCACCCACACATGTTCCTGAGAGTACCCATGGTACCAAATCCTACTAG